The following coding sequences lie in one Myxococcus xanthus genomic window:
- a CDS encoding SusC/RagA family TonB-linked outer membrane protein, whose product MTLRRALIPGCVFALFSLETLAQDANIAPPAPETQTPGTPAPGVAPQPALTAPSPAPANVRTVKGRVADRLTNEGLPLVRVIIKGTTQGVETELDGTFTLPNVPARAVTLLFSSQDYGEREVQIGANQRTVEVALENIFAEEMVVVGRASEVARKNLANSVASVNSEEINRAPAQTVDQALQGKVAGANIQSNGGAPGGGLQLRLRGVSTINGSSAPLYVIDGVLVSDVAIASGVFAITESVAGANANPTQDNQVNRIADINPNDIESIEVLKGASAAAIYGSKAANGVVIINTKRGRSSEPQFEVTQRLGMYTLANKLGTRRFNSVDEVRDTFGEAAAQYYVEGRRFDHESALAGRRDLSSETLASVSGVTGNTKYFASAMIKNDEGIIANTGYEKQSFRLNLGQKLGESVEVNVATNLVHSLGQRGLTNNDNASISNYMVLPHAPEFLPLEANSDGVYPQNPFLSNRANPLQTAALVKNDENVWRFIGSGDLTWHLWKTEAHHLRVLANAGVDRFQQENSLFFPPELNFEPLDDGLPGSSLFGTSQVRNLNSGLNLVHTYKPTSGGIVATTSGGLQFEERNIDSVYIVSKNLNAGRQNVDSGTVVNLRQNRSLVRDRGYYVQEELLLLDERLTLVGALRGEQSSANGNPNALFLYPKLATAYRIPSFHPKVNEFKVRAAYGETGNLPLYGMKFTGLRATGNIAGSPGLVGTGIAGDRNIKPERQREIEAGVDALLFGGDVVAELSIYQRNISDLLLQRALAPSGGFATQIFNGGSLRNRGVEAMLQVTPVRGGFEWTSGATFALNRSRVTDLPVPAFLAGGFGTSLGAFRIEEGATATQIVGNDGVDENGRPIVRKIGDTEPTFRMSFTNSLKYRDFSLSFLFDWQQGSDIINLTRYIYDDAGTSPDFTTGGRERLVRQRTHASTYIEDASFLKLREVTFMYQLPKDWVSMVPAVKSARLSLSGRNLLMFTGYSGLDPEVSNFGNQAVARNVDVAPFPPSRSFWTSIDVGF is encoded by the coding sequence ATGACGCTGAGAAGGGCGTTGATTCCGGGGTGCGTGTTTGCACTCTTCTCGTTGGAAACGCTGGCTCAGGACGCGAATATCGCGCCGCCTGCTCCCGAAACACAGACGCCGGGGACACCCGCGCCAGGGGTTGCGCCACAGCCGGCGCTCACGGCGCCCTCGCCCGCGCCCGCCAACGTGCGCACGGTGAAAGGCCGCGTCGCGGACCGGCTCACCAACGAGGGACTGCCGCTGGTGCGTGTCATCATCAAGGGCACCACCCAGGGCGTGGAGACGGAGCTGGACGGCACCTTCACCCTGCCCAACGTGCCCGCCCGCGCGGTGACGCTGCTCTTCTCCAGTCAGGACTACGGTGAGCGGGAGGTGCAGATTGGCGCCAACCAGCGCACCGTCGAGGTCGCGCTGGAGAACATCTTCGCGGAGGAGATGGTGGTGGTGGGCCGCGCCAGTGAAGTGGCGCGAAAGAACCTGGCCAACTCGGTGGCCTCGGTGAATTCCGAGGAGATCAACCGCGCCCCCGCCCAGACGGTGGACCAGGCGCTCCAGGGCAAGGTCGCCGGCGCCAACATCCAGAGCAACGGCGGCGCGCCCGGTGGCGGCCTCCAGCTCCGGCTGCGCGGCGTGTCCACCATCAACGGCTCCTCCGCCCCGCTCTACGTCATCGACGGGGTGCTCGTCAGTGACGTGGCCATCGCCTCCGGTGTGTTCGCCATCACCGAGTCCGTGGCCGGCGCCAACGCGAACCCCACCCAGGACAACCAGGTCAACCGCATCGCGGACATCAACCCCAACGACATCGAGAGCATCGAGGTCCTCAAGGGTGCGTCCGCCGCCGCCATCTACGGCTCCAAGGCCGCCAACGGCGTGGTCATCATCAACACCAAGCGGGGCCGCTCCAGCGAGCCGCAGTTCGAGGTGACCCAGCGCCTGGGCATGTACACGCTGGCCAACAAGCTCGGCACCCGCCGCTTCAACAGCGTGGACGAGGTGCGCGACACGTTCGGCGAGGCCGCTGCCCAGTACTACGTGGAGGGTCGCCGGTTCGACCACGAGTCCGCCCTGGCCGGCCGCCGCGACTTGTCCTCGGAGACGCTGGCCAGCGTCAGCGGCGTGACGGGCAATACGAAGTACTTCGCGTCGGCGATGATCAAGAACGACGAAGGCATCATCGCCAACACCGGGTACGAGAAGCAGTCGTTCCGGCTGAACCTGGGCCAGAAGCTGGGTGAGTCGGTGGAGGTCAACGTCGCCACCAACCTGGTTCACTCCCTGGGCCAGCGCGGTCTGACGAACAACGACAACGCGAGCATCAGCAACTACATGGTGCTGCCGCACGCGCCGGAGTTCCTCCCGCTGGAGGCCAACTCGGACGGCGTGTACCCGCAGAACCCCTTCCTCTCCAACCGCGCCAACCCATTGCAGACGGCCGCGCTGGTGAAGAACGATGAGAATGTGTGGCGCTTCATCGGGTCCGGCGACCTGACATGGCACCTGTGGAAGACGGAGGCCCACCACCTGCGCGTGCTGGCCAACGCGGGCGTGGACCGGTTCCAGCAGGAGAACTCGCTCTTCTTCCCGCCCGAGCTCAACTTCGAGCCGCTGGATGACGGTCTGCCGGGCTCGTCGCTCTTCGGAACCAGCCAGGTGCGCAACCTGAACTCCGGCCTGAACCTGGTGCACACCTACAAGCCCACGTCGGGCGGCATCGTGGCGACCACGTCAGGCGGTCTCCAGTTCGAAGAACGCAACATCGACTCCGTCTACATCGTCAGCAAGAACCTGAACGCGGGCCGGCAGAACGTGGACAGTGGCACCGTGGTCAACCTGCGGCAGAACCGCTCGCTGGTGAGGGACCGGGGCTACTACGTCCAGGAGGAGCTCCTCCTGCTGGACGAGCGGCTGACGCTGGTGGGCGCGCTGCGCGGCGAGCAGAGCAGCGCCAACGGCAACCCCAACGCGCTGTTCCTGTACCCGAAGCTGGCCACCGCCTACCGGATTCCCTCGTTCCACCCGAAGGTGAACGAGTTCAAGGTCCGCGCGGCCTACGGTGAGACGGGCAACCTGCCGCTGTACGGAATGAAGTTCACCGGCCTGCGCGCCACCGGCAACATCGCCGGCAGCCCGGGTCTGGTGGGCACCGGCATCGCGGGTGACCGGAACATCAAGCCAGAGCGGCAGCGTGAGATTGAGGCCGGCGTGGACGCCCTCCTCTTCGGCGGCGACGTGGTCGCGGAATTGTCCATCTACCAGCGCAACATCAGTGACCTGCTGCTGCAGCGCGCCCTGGCCCCGTCCGGTGGCTTCGCCACGCAGATCTTCAACGGCGGCTCGCTGCGCAACCGTGGCGTCGAGGCCATGCTCCAGGTGACGCCCGTGCGCGGCGGCTTCGAGTGGACCAGCGGCGCGACGTTCGCCCTCAACCGCAGCCGGGTGACGGACCTGCCCGTTCCCGCGTTCCTCGCTGGCGGATTCGGCACCAGCCTGGGCGCCTTCCGCATCGAGGAAGGCGCGACGGCGACGCAGATTGTCGGCAACGACGGCGTCGACGAGAACGGCCGCCCGATTGTGCGGAAGATTGGCGACACCGAGCCCACCTTCCGCATGTCCTTCACCAACAGCCTCAAGTACCGGGACTTCAGCCTGTCCTTCCTGTTCGACTGGCAGCAGGGCAGCGACATCATCAACCTGACGCGGTACATCTACGACGACGCCGGGACGTCACCGGACTTCACGACGGGGGGCCGCGAGCGACTCGTACGGCAACGTACGCACGCGAGCACGTACATCGAGGACGCCAGCTTCCTCAAGCTGCGTGAGGTGACCTTCATGTACCAGTTGCCCAAGGACTGGGTGTCCATGGTTCCCGCGGTGAAGTCCGCCCGGCTCAGTCTGAGCGGACGCAACCTCCTCATGTTCACCGGCTACTCCGGGTTGGATCCGGAGGTGAGCAACTTCGGCAACCAGGCCGTCGCCCGCAACGTGGACGTGGCCCCCTTCCCTCCCAGCCGCAGCTTCTGGACCTCCATCGACGTCGGGTTCTGA
- a CDS encoding RagB/SusD family nutrient uptake outer membrane protein, which produces MTIQLTKKAFVGLFTVLGLSGCGSLDVPDLNNPSLDDFRERPTRPAVLTAATGLLLGHRAGVAAPNGYVAQLGIIGREAYVFDPADPRAVGELLGPTLDPGGPAFGGNHWTSPYLNIRNANALLDSLDKVPNTPDAEKEGLRGFAKTMQALDFLVVINTRDTEGAPIDVNLPIGQLAPIVGKEAVFERIAALLDEGHTHLENAGETFPFQLSPGFAGFNTPTTFRQFNRALAARVAVYRGRYPEALSALSQSFLNQTQPLELGVYHSFGTNSGDTDNGLISVNVFAHPSIVTDAELQDDGTVDDRVVRKLTRLPAVRTAADGKLSTEWRFRIYPTNNSPVTIIRNEELILLRAEANIGARNFGPAADDLNFIRTTSGRLPPRLDIDENNALDELLKQKRYSLLFEGGHRWIDLRRYGRLDSLPRELDPDIAPHERFPIPAAEMNARQ; this is translated from the coding sequence ATGACCATCCAACTGACCAAGAAGGCTTTCGTGGGGCTCTTCACCGTCCTGGGCCTGAGCGGCTGCGGGAGCCTGGACGTCCCGGACCTGAACAACCCCAGCCTCGATGACTTCCGCGAGCGGCCCACGCGTCCCGCGGTGCTCACCGCCGCCACGGGCTTGCTCCTCGGCCACCGCGCTGGTGTCGCCGCTCCCAACGGCTACGTGGCCCAGCTCGGCATCATCGGGCGCGAGGCGTACGTCTTCGACCCCGCGGACCCGCGCGCCGTCGGCGAACTGCTGGGCCCCACCCTGGACCCCGGCGGCCCGGCGTTCGGCGGCAATCACTGGACCTCGCCCTACCTGAACATCCGCAACGCCAATGCGCTGCTGGACTCCCTGGACAAGGTCCCCAACACGCCCGACGCAGAGAAGGAGGGCCTCCGCGGCTTCGCGAAGACGATGCAGGCCCTGGACTTCCTCGTGGTCATCAACACGCGAGACACCGAAGGGGCCCCCATCGACGTCAACCTGCCCATTGGCCAACTGGCCCCCATCGTGGGCAAGGAGGCGGTGTTCGAGCGAATCGCCGCGCTGCTCGACGAGGGCCACACCCACCTGGAGAACGCCGGGGAGACCTTCCCCTTCCAGCTCAGCCCGGGCTTCGCCGGCTTCAACACGCCCACGACGTTCCGGCAGTTCAACCGCGCGCTCGCCGCACGGGTGGCGGTGTACCGGGGGCGCTACCCCGAGGCGCTCAGCGCCCTGAGCCAGTCCTTCCTCAACCAGACTCAGCCGTTGGAGCTGGGCGTCTATCACTCGTTCGGGACGAACTCCGGCGACACCGACAATGGCCTCATCAGCGTCAACGTCTTCGCGCACCCGTCGATCGTCACCGACGCGGAGCTCCAGGACGATGGCACCGTGGATGACCGCGTGGTCCGGAAGCTCACGCGCCTGCCCGCGGTCCGGACCGCGGCGGACGGGAAGCTGTCGACGGAGTGGCGCTTCCGCATCTACCCCACGAACAACTCGCCCGTGACCATCATCCGCAACGAGGAGCTCATCCTCCTGCGCGCCGAGGCCAACATCGGTGCTCGGAACTTCGGCCCGGCCGCGGACGACCTCAACTTCATCCGCACCACCTCCGGCCGGCTGCCGCCGCGCCTGGACATCGATGAGAACAATGCCCTGGATGAGCTGCTGAAGCAGAAGCGGTACTCGCTCCTGTTCGAGGGCGGCCACCGGTGGATTGACCTTCGGCGCTACGGGCGGCTCGACTCGCTCCCCCGCGAGTTGGATCCGGACATCGCGCCCCACGAGCGCTTCCCCATCCCCGCGGCGGAGATGAACGCGCGGCAGTAA
- a CDS encoding NAD(P)-dependent oxidoreductase gives MKVGFIGLGNMGLPMATSLVAAGHELTVWNRTESKAAPLKEKGARVARSPAEAARGAEVVFSMLSDDAAVTSAVFGQDGLQAGLAPGAVHVSSSTLSVALSERLAETHASAGQRYLSAPVFGRPTAAASKQLWVVAAGPKQDVDRCRPLLEALGRGLTVLGESAPAANVVKLSGNFLIASMMEALAESFALTRKSGIEPKVFLEVFQSVFARSPIFEGYAQLIAEEKYSPAGFKMRLGLKDVELVLGAARTAEVPMPLASLVKDQFLGGVAQGHGDLDWSALGALVAERAGLKQGG, from the coding sequence ATGAAGGTGGGATTCATTGGCCTGGGCAACATGGGACTGCCCATGGCGACGAGCCTGGTGGCGGCGGGGCACGAGCTGACGGTGTGGAATCGCACCGAGTCCAAGGCCGCGCCGTTGAAGGAGAAGGGGGCGCGCGTTGCCCGCAGCCCCGCGGAGGCGGCTCGCGGCGCGGAGGTCGTCTTCAGCATGCTGTCGGATGATGCGGCCGTGACGTCCGCGGTCTTCGGTCAGGACGGGCTCCAGGCAGGACTGGCGCCAGGGGCCGTGCACGTCTCTTCGAGCACGCTCTCCGTGGCGCTTTCCGAACGGTTGGCGGAGACGCATGCGAGCGCCGGCCAGCGGTATCTCTCCGCACCGGTATTCGGCCGCCCCACCGCGGCGGCATCGAAGCAGCTGTGGGTGGTGGCCGCCGGTCCGAAGCAGGACGTGGACCGGTGCCGCCCGTTGCTGGAGGCGCTGGGGCGCGGCCTCACCGTGCTGGGCGAAAGTGCCCCGGCGGCCAACGTCGTGAAGCTGTCGGGCAACTTCCTCATCGCGTCGATGATGGAGGCGCTCGCCGAGTCCTTCGCCCTGACGCGCAAGTCCGGCATCGAGCCGAAGGTGTTCCTGGAGGTCTTCCAGTCCGTCTTCGCGCGCTCGCCCATCTTCGAGGGGTACGCGCAGCTCATCGCCGAGGAGAAGTACAGCCCGGCGGGCTTCAAGATGCGGCTGGGGCTCAAGGACGTGGAGCTCGTCCTGGGCGCGGCGCGCACCGCCGAGGTGCCCATGCCCCTGGCCAGCCTCGTGAAGGACCAGTTCCTGGGAGGCGTCGCGCAGGGCCACGGCGATTTGGACTGGTCCGCACTGGGGGCGCTCGTCGCCGAACGGGCCGGGTTGAAGCAGGGCGGCTGA
- a CDS encoding putative ABC exporter domain-containing protein, with amino-acid sequence MSFPRAVAFLWAATWRNRVRRQLERLRKPRYLLGALVGAAYLYSVFFRRLDFRGSVGTVSEGVRLFAELSLVGSALGTLFAAWALGRDRPSLTFSETEVVQLFPAPVPRRALLQYKLVRGLLGTSLGALFATLFLGRTISPHPVLFFVGACLALGTLYLHSTAASFMRTRLSAWGLWGQVVRWGAVGGVLALVVLAVFTSLREHPVPEDLSSGRALREWLQALMASPGVAAVLWPGRLLVAPALAQSVGDFLWALPPVLALMAAHYGWVLWAEVPFEETAVVRAESRSRERMLRASGRMTRVGSLTLSRPPFRLLPRGRPEVALIWKNLIARKRMGGGFAVFLAFIILGGVIAAMMGDTRLFTDTRRVLGPVALALSVMLTVVGPSAFRMDLRMDLPKLDLLRAMPLTGRQVVRAQLAASSLALASFQLALLVVALVLGPGVEASRLGGWWWPGGLALAFLLPAVSLSGLFVQNAAVVLFPSWVPADTGERARGIEAMGQRLLAVVGTLVVMLVGLIPAGLVALVVGLAVSTLLGPWALPVAGFVAAGVLVGEVWLGVLALGRAFERLDVSEDRPE; translated from the coding sequence GTGAGCTTCCCTCGCGCGGTGGCCTTCCTCTGGGCCGCGACCTGGCGCAATCGCGTCCGGCGGCAGCTGGAGCGGCTTCGCAAGCCGCGCTACCTCCTGGGCGCCCTGGTGGGCGCGGCGTATCTCTACTCCGTCTTCTTCCGGCGTTTGGACTTCCGTGGGTCGGTGGGCACGGTGTCCGAGGGTGTGCGGTTGTTCGCCGAGCTGTCGCTGGTCGGCTCCGCGCTGGGGACGTTGTTCGCTGCGTGGGCGCTGGGCCGGGACCGGCCGTCGCTGACCTTCTCGGAGACGGAGGTGGTGCAACTCTTCCCCGCGCCCGTCCCTCGCAGGGCCCTGCTGCAATACAAGCTGGTGCGCGGGCTCCTGGGAACGTCGCTGGGCGCGCTGTTCGCCACGCTGTTCCTCGGGAGGACCATCAGCCCGCATCCCGTCCTCTTCTTCGTGGGGGCGTGTCTGGCCTTGGGCACGCTCTATCTGCACTCGACGGCGGCGTCCTTCATGCGCACGCGGCTGTCGGCATGGGGCCTCTGGGGCCAGGTGGTCCGCTGGGGCGCGGTGGGGGGTGTCCTGGCGCTCGTGGTGCTGGCGGTGTTCACCTCGCTGCGAGAGCACCCGGTGCCCGAGGACCTGTCATCAGGCCGCGCGCTTCGCGAGTGGTTGCAGGCGCTGATGGCGTCACCCGGCGTGGCGGCCGTGTTGTGGCCGGGCCGGCTGCTGGTGGCGCCAGCGCTGGCGCAGAGCGTGGGCGACTTCCTGTGGGCCCTGCCACCGGTGTTGGCGCTGATGGCGGCGCACTACGGCTGGGTGCTCTGGGCCGAAGTCCCGTTCGAGGAGACGGCGGTGGTGCGCGCGGAGTCCCGCTCACGGGAGCGCATGCTGCGGGCCTCGGGGCGGATGACGCGTGTGGGCTCGCTCACGTTGAGCCGCCCTCCATTCCGGCTGCTGCCTCGAGGCCGACCGGAGGTGGCGCTCATCTGGAAGAACCTGATTGCGCGCAAGCGGATGGGCGGCGGGTTCGCGGTGTTCCTCGCCTTCATCATCCTGGGCGGTGTCATCGCGGCGATGATGGGCGACACGCGTCTGTTCACGGACACGCGGCGGGTGCTCGGGCCGGTGGCGCTGGCGTTGTCGGTGATGCTGACGGTGGTGGGGCCGAGCGCGTTCCGCATGGACCTGCGGATGGACCTGCCCAAGCTGGACCTGCTGCGCGCCATGCCACTGACAGGACGGCAGGTGGTGCGCGCGCAGTTGGCGGCATCCTCGCTGGCCCTGGCCTCGTTCCAACTCGCGCTGTTGGTGGTGGCGCTCGTCCTGGGGCCCGGCGTGGAGGCCTCGCGCCTGGGCGGCTGGTGGTGGCCAGGAGGGCTGGCGCTGGCGTTCCTGCTTCCGGCCGTGTCGCTGTCGGGCCTCTTCGTGCAGAACGCCGCGGTGGTCCTCTTCCCCTCGTGGGTACCGGCGGATACAGGCGAGCGGGCACGCGGCATCGAGGCGATGGGCCAGCGCTTGCTGGCTGTCGTGGGCACGCTGGTGGTGATGCTGGTGGGGTTGATTCCCGCGGGGCTGGTGGCGCTCGTGGTGGGCCTCGCTGTGTCGACGCTGCTGGGCCCCTGGGCCTTGCCCGTGGCGGGCTTCGTCGCGGCGGGTGTGTTGGTGGGGGAGGTGTGGCTGGGTGTCCTGGCGCTGGGCCGCGCCTTCGAGCGCCTGGATGTCTCCGAGGACCGGCCGGAGTAG
- a CDS encoding ABC transporter ATP-binding protein has product MDSVLRVEGLEKAYGEVKAVQGLTFEVAPGEVLGLVGPNGAGKTSTLRCLAGILPPSSGRILVAGHDLSQTPVEAKRALAFLPDEPRFFEYLTVWEHLNFTARLYGVEDWEERGRALLEEMELTGKEKSLPGELSRGMKQKLSIACGFLHSPKLILLDEPLTGLDPIGIRRMKASLRRRAEEGAALVLSSHLLPLVEELCHRLLVITGGKAMALGSLEDIRARLSGAEGEHASLEELFVRITSAGTQAP; this is encoded by the coding sequence ATGGATTCTGTCCTGCGGGTGGAGGGCCTGGAGAAGGCGTATGGCGAGGTGAAGGCCGTGCAGGGGCTCACCTTCGAGGTGGCGCCCGGTGAGGTGCTCGGGTTGGTGGGGCCCAACGGTGCGGGGAAGACCTCCACGTTGCGGTGTCTGGCGGGCATCCTGCCGCCCAGCTCGGGCCGCATCCTGGTCGCGGGACATGACTTGTCGCAGACGCCGGTGGAAGCGAAGCGCGCGCTGGCCTTCCTGCCGGACGAGCCGCGCTTCTTCGAATACCTCACGGTGTGGGAGCACCTGAACTTCACGGCGCGGCTCTACGGCGTGGAGGACTGGGAGGAGCGGGGCCGCGCGCTGCTGGAGGAGATGGAGCTGACGGGCAAGGAGAAGTCCCTGCCGGGCGAGCTGTCGCGAGGCATGAAGCAGAAGCTGTCCATCGCCTGTGGCTTCCTGCATTCGCCAAAGCTCATCCTCCTGGACGAGCCACTCACTGGCCTGGACCCCATCGGCATCCGGCGGATGAAGGCGTCGCTGCGGCGCCGGGCGGAGGAGGGCGCGGCCCTGGTGCTGTCCTCGCATCTGCTGCCGCTGGTGGAGGAGCTGTGCCACCGGCTGCTCGTCATCACGGGCGGCAAGGCCATGGCGCTGGGCAGCCTGGAAGACATCCGCGCGCGACTGAGTGGCGCGGAAGGGGAGCACGCCTCGCTGGAAGAGCTCTTCGTCCGAATCACCAGCGCGGGAACGCAGGCGCCGTGA
- a CDS encoding response regulator — protein sequence MTQQIRALVVDDSQAMRRSIMYALQRLSGVVCTEAQDGAEGLKKLTQGRFDLVLTDINMPLMDGLKLISHIRQATEYRNVPIIVVTTEGAAADRERAMKLGASAYLVKPVQAKVVLDTVRDLLKLD from the coding sequence ATGACGCAGCAGATTCGAGCCTTGGTGGTGGATGACTCGCAGGCCATGCGGCGCAGCATCATGTACGCGCTGCAGCGCCTGTCCGGCGTGGTGTGCACCGAGGCGCAGGACGGCGCCGAGGGCTTGAAGAAGCTGACGCAGGGCCGCTTCGACCTGGTGCTCACGGACATCAACATGCCGCTGATGGACGGGCTGAAGCTCATCAGTCACATCCGGCAGGCGACCGAGTACCGGAACGTCCCCATCATCGTCGTCACCACGGAGGGCGCGGCGGCGGACCGGGAGCGCGCGATGAAGCTGGGCGCGAGCGCGTACCTGGTGAAACCCGTGCAGGCGAAGGTCGTGCTGGATACCGTTCGGGACCTGCTGAAGCTGGACTGA
- a CDS encoding protein-glutamate methylesterase/protein-glutamine glutaminase, translating to MSSKDVISVLVIDDSAHNRRTLSTMLESEPDVRVVDRAADGEEGLKKVVDLKPDVVTLDLEMPKLGGYTFLRLLMRTAPTPVIVISSYSHRSDVFKALELGAFDFIAKPQHPTFEAMEALRVELLEKVRAARHVRPGYRHAAPGARAMAVAGEPPLVVAVGASTGGPPAVQRVLEGLAVEPTPCVLVCQHMPPQFTRAFADRLDRIGPFTVTEARDGDLVQPGHVYIAPGGRHMVVAERGSRLELHTPPPTHVDKYAPSVDRLFASMAQVLGAKALGVVLTGMGADGAEGAREVHRAGGEVWAQSEETSVVFGMPGEAIATGAVKRVIPLGDIGPALAALARRRR from the coding sequence ATGAGCAGCAAGGACGTCATCTCCGTACTGGTCATCGACGACTCGGCCCACAACCGGCGCACCCTCTCCACGATGCTGGAGTCGGAGCCGGACGTGCGAGTGGTGGACCGCGCGGCGGATGGAGAAGAGGGGCTGAAGAAGGTCGTGGACCTGAAGCCCGACGTGGTGACGCTGGACCTGGAGATGCCGAAGCTCGGGGGCTACACCTTCCTCCGCCTGCTGATGCGCACGGCGCCCACGCCCGTCATCGTCATCTCCAGCTATTCGCACCGGTCGGATGTCTTCAAGGCGCTGGAGTTGGGGGCGTTCGACTTCATCGCCAAGCCGCAGCACCCGACGTTCGAGGCCATGGAGGCGCTTCGCGTGGAGCTGCTGGAGAAGGTCCGGGCAGCGCGGCACGTGCGCCCCGGTTACCGGCACGCGGCGCCAGGGGCCCGCGCCATGGCGGTGGCGGGCGAGCCGCCGCTGGTGGTGGCCGTGGGTGCCTCCACGGGCGGCCCCCCCGCGGTGCAGCGGGTGTTGGAGGGACTGGCCGTGGAGCCCACGCCGTGCGTGCTGGTCTGCCAGCACATGCCGCCGCAGTTCACCCGCGCCTTCGCGGACCGGCTGGACCGCATCGGTCCCTTCACCGTGACGGAGGCCCGTGACGGAGACCTGGTGCAGCCGGGGCACGTGTACATCGCTCCGGGCGGGCGGCACATGGTGGTGGCCGAGCGGGGCTCCCGGCTGGAGCTGCACACGCCGCCGCCCACGCACGTGGACAAGTACGCGCCCAGCGTGGACCGCCTCTTCGCCAGCATGGCGCAGGTGCTGGGCGCCAAGGCCCTGGGCGTGGTGCTGACGGGCATGGGCGCGGACGGCGCGGAGGGCGCCCGTGAGGTGCACCGCGCGGGCGGCGAGGTCTGGGCGCAGTCGGAGGAGACCTCGGTGGTGTTCGGCATGCCGGGCGAGGCCATCGCCACCGGGGCGGTGAAGCGGGTGATTCCACTGGGCGACATCGGCCCGGCGCTGGCGGCCCTGGCGCGGCGGCGGCGCTGA
- a CDS encoding CheR family methyltransferase: protein MARFDDGRPEMSAEEFRLLRDHVYSHCGILVHEDMKFVMERRLWPRLELLGLPDYGAYHRYLRYDANRHAELEAAVESLTTHETYFFREPTQLKSFTDELLPVVEQRNARLRRLRVWSAGCSSGEEAYTLAMLLKDSRRFDDWDVEVLGTDISRRVLAMARRAEYGPSALRATSPEFLERHFVSLGNNRVRVRDEVRAWVSFGHHNLLDEVGSQLVPRMDVVFCRNVLIYFDLAARRKFLSIVRDRLVPGGHLLLGHSENLLNLGSDFEFVHLRGDLVYRRPELDEGARR from the coding sequence ATGGCACGCTTCGACGACGGACGTCCGGAGATGTCAGCGGAGGAGTTCCGTCTCCTCCGGGACCACGTGTATTCGCACTGCGGCATCCTGGTGCACGAGGACATGAAGTTCGTGATGGAGCGCCGCCTGTGGCCCCGGCTGGAGTTGCTGGGGCTGCCGGACTACGGCGCGTATCACCGCTACCTGCGCTACGACGCCAACCGGCACGCCGAACTGGAGGCGGCCGTCGAATCCCTCACCACCCACGAGACGTACTTCTTCCGCGAGCCCACGCAGCTCAAGTCCTTCACGGACGAACTGCTCCCGGTGGTGGAGCAGCGCAACGCGCGGCTGCGCCGGCTGCGGGTGTGGTCCGCGGGTTGCTCGTCCGGGGAGGAGGCCTACACGCTGGCGATGCTCCTCAAGGACAGCCGCCGCTTCGACGACTGGGACGTGGAGGTCCTGGGCACGGACATCTCCCGGCGCGTGCTGGCCATGGCGCGCCGAGCGGAGTACGGGCCCTCCGCGCTGCGCGCCACCTCGCCGGAGTTTCTGGAGCGCCACTTCGTTTCGCTGGGAAACAACCGCGTGCGCGTCCGGGACGAAGTGCGCGCCTGGGTGTCCTTTGGCCACCACAACCTGCTGGACGAGGTGGGTAGCCAACTGGTGCCACGCATGGACGTGGTGTTCTGCCGCAACGTGCTCATCTACTTCGACCTGGCGGCACGCCGGAAGTTCCTGAGCATCGTTCGGGACCGGTTGGTGCCAGGGGGGCACCTGCTGCTGGGACACTCAGAGAACCTGCTGAACCTGGGCTCGGACTTCGAGTTCGTTCACCTGCGCGGGGACCTGGTGTACCGGAGGCCGGAGCTGGACGAAGGAGCGCGTCGATGA